GGCCTGCTTCATGATAGGCAACCGTCTTTTTTTCTTCAGGTTGCAAGACATTCGTCTTTTTTTCCATGCCTGCAATAACTCTTTCAATGGCCTGTTCAAAATGTTTTAAGTAAATATTATCGCTCAAGTCTCTGGCTGCTATTAAAGCTGCTTCGTTACAAACATTAGCAATATCAGCTCCTAAAATCAATTCACTCATAGTATTCTCAATACATTTTTAACattcttcttttatctttgttttcaagattttattAGTAActaatttcactttttataccTGTAAAACCAGGCGTTAAGGAAGCCATTTTTCTGGCTAATTGGTCTTTATCCATTGTGATTTTTAAAGGTTTCAAGTGTACTTTAAAGATAGAAGCTCGACCTTTAATGTCTGGAGCAGGAACGAAAATTTGTCTATCAAACCTTCCAGGTCGCAACAAAGCTTTATCTAAAATATCTATTCTATTAGTTGCCGCTAATACAACTACATTAGTAGTTGTATTGAAAcctgaagaaaaaaatatattactcgaacaaatataaattttgaataatGCAATACATGATCTTATCAATTATTATAGTATACCATCCATTTCAACTAGAAGTTGATTAAGTGTATTTTCTTGTTCCGAATGACCACCAAAGTTTCGGCCTCCCCTTTTTCTTCCAACGGCATCGATCTcatcaataaataatatacacgGAGCATGTTTTCGTGCCAATGCGAACATATCTCGAACTCTTGATGGACCAACACCAACAAACATTTCCAAAAACTCAGAACCTGATACACTAATAAAAGGTACATTTGCTTCACCAGCTGTAGCTTTAGCTAATAACGTTTTACCAGTACCCGGTGGacctataaaatattatacaagttCTAAATTATAATCCTAAACTAATCCAAAACTAATAAGAGCTATTTATTCCTAAACTATATGTACTTACCCGTCAGCATTGCACCCTTAGGTATCTTAGCACCAAGCTCTATATATTGTTGtggattttttaaaaaatttacaaacTCCATAATTTCAATCTTAGCTTCTTCGCACCCAGCAACATCCCTAAATTTCAATAATACacatagaaatatttatagcaATTATATAGCAAAAAggtaataaatgaaatattactcAAACACGATATCCTTAAAGGGAGTCGTACAATTGCACACAACTTTTTCCTACTCTATAAATTGACTACTTGTTAATTGTTTTAACTGCATATTCGTTTGTCTTCTATCTGCTTTTGTTATTTTGTTAATACCTCTTGTTTTTCACTGTGTTCATTTCATCCTAAAACATTCTAACGAATATGGCAGAAGAGCCCAGAGTAGAAGAAAATTGTCTACAATTCATAATAATCTTTTGAAATACAATAATGTAGAATTATACAACAATATTTCTATTAACTTACTTAAATCTTACACCAATATCTTTGGAATTAACCATTTTTGCAGTTGATTCCATTAATGCCCCAAAAAGGCCACCTTTCCTTCCCTTACCAAGTGATTCTGCTGATTTACGGAACACATAAAATATGGCTCCTGtaaataacatttaatattatatctAGCTATTATCTGAATATCTGTCATAAATGTATATCTACACAAAAATAAACATAGCTTACCATACATAAGCACCtgtggtaaaatttttaaaatatgatataattcTAGCTCATCCTTGTATTGTACTAATAGATAATTTTGTGGCTCTATATTTAATTCAATTTGTGCATTCTCCAAATTTCTTTCAAAAGTTTCAACACTACCAATGTTGAACCATAAAGTATCCTACACAATAATAAAGTATCCATTCATTCACCTGTTAAACTTAAATTGAACTACCTCTAAACTTACTTGTCCATTCGCAAAATTCCCAGGCAATAATTTGACACGGACCCACTGTTTATTGATAACTTCCACTTTATCCACTATTCCCTTATCTAAATATCTAAATAGAATTAACATAAAACATTTACATGAAATTTGTATACTGGGTATGTCtacaaaaaattattcatttACTTTACTATACATTATAATTCACTTACTTTGTTACAAATTCTTTCCATGTAATTTCTGTAGCCTGATTCGATAATTGTTGCAAATATATGTAAAACAATCCCATTAATGTAACACCAAGAAAAAGCaatttttcgttctttttatCTCCAAATGATTTCTTGCCTCCATTCCATTTAAACTCCCATGAAAATGTACGTTTATCACTACTCGCAGAATGCGTACTAGATTTTTGAGATTCTGCTCTAGATGACTGCGATTGAGAAGCTTCCTTGGATTGTCCTCCTTTAGCTTTCTCAGTAATCTTTTCAGTCGTTTTACCAGAATCTTTTTCTACAGATGAGAaatttaagatattttataatctacTTTTTATAGTTTAGAGCAAATTAATAAGTATAGGATAATAACTtggtttaaaaaatttttcaaatcCTTTTGGTGGCTCATTGCATAATAATCTCCATTGATTTCGTAAATGTTCCAATGTAGTCGTTTCGTTGCTATTTCTTATCAATGATAAATATCTTCTTAACTAAAACAAATTTTATGACAtacaatataacaaatataGCAATGAAATGCAACataaaaaacattctatacaaaCATTATAAAAGTTCCAAATACTATTAGTTTAATCTTTATATACCcacatttaaataaatatatacataattacaaAAAGTATCGGACAACTACAAATTATATATACAGCAATTTAAATAAGAATTGATCTTTATTAAAGAAGTCATTCATGATAAAGAACAGAGGTTATGTCAGATCATATTTATACCTGAAATATATTGGCATTTTTGTAAACGGAGTTCAGAACAAATCTTTCTAATTTACTTGTCGAATATAATAGCTGATGGGCCATATTTGTGGTAAGTGTCTGTAATCACGTAATATGATGAAATTTCGTAGTTTCCACACGTTCCTTGTAGTAGATTACCGGCCACAAGACATTATCTCAACAAATATCCCCAGTCTTAATCCCTATTTCTCGTTTACAACGCAAAACGTATATAAGTTCTTAAGCCGAGCAATTATTGGTTATTCAATTTTGCACGAAGAGAATTGACTAATAAATGACTCAGTTCACTACtaggatattaattttatttagtgtTACTAGAAATATAGGGGACTAAAGTGAAAGATATTTTTGACAttctaagaaaaattatttttattgaagCACATGCTTGATCATTGCGACATTCAGATGAATCAAACATATTATACCAATTCACATAAGGAAACGTATAAGTCTACATTTCGTTATTATACATTAAATGAATTAACGTTATTATACATTTTCCTAAAAGACGAAAATTATAACaaagtttatttataaataaatataaggaaataatgcaCACAAAAATGCAGatgttaataataattcaatcGTCTCATGAAGATATTAGATAGGAATTTTTATATGTACTTGCgtcatatatacgtatacgcgCGTTGTTttcatatatgatatatatatatatatatatattactaaaatctaaattaatacacgtattattatacaaaacgaATATTAATGAGTGTTACTCTATTGGTAATACTTCATATGCTAACTTTCAGTTTGTGAATAGTTTGAATTTTCTTCAATACTTATAGCACAAGGAACATATTCTTGTCCCGATTcctgtaaaatataaattttatatatatgaagagtttttatgaaatatttttaaaaaattcgatttaaaaaagaaatgaataaaaaacataCTGAGTTAACAATAATTTGTCGTCCCTCTTCTAAATTAAGTCCATCCATATCTTCTGCTGTTAATATTATCACAGAATCTTCAGGTATACTATTTTCATCTATATAAGTTATAGGAATTTCTGACGAAAcctgtaattaaaatttattaacaatCACAAAATCTGCAACACAAAAATTTTGGCAATAAAAGATATAAGATAGATATTATTAATCCATAATACCTCGCAATATGTAAAATCAGATCCTTCTTGTACCTTTGTTTCTGTATTATGTTTAGAATCAGCTATTCTTTGTTTCCTTGAACTTAACGAGCGCTCTGACTTTTTACCATCTTGTTGGAGACGTCTCCATATCGTTGTTTTTGGAATATGGTAAGTCATTGATGCTGCTGCTTGCGACATTTTCCCTCCTTTACATGCAGCAACAGCTTCTTCCAAACGAGATTTTTTCAATTCTTCATTTTCCGTCTTACGTTTCTTCCAAAATGATAATGGCAATTTTCCTTCATCTACCAATCGCGCCTTATCTCTAAATAAAGTAGTTTTCGGAATCTAAAATCATAATTACCGTTATTACTCTTAGAGAGCCTAAATAAAATTGAGCAAGAAacaaaatgttaaataatttacTTTGAATTCAAGTGCTACTTTCGTTAAATTCTCTCCTCTTTCTAAAGCCTTAACTGCAGCTTCCCGTTTATCTGATCCATAAGACCTTTTCATTTCCGAACGTAGTATTTGATATCCTTCTTTCTGAATCCTCCTCCATAATACAGTCTTTGGTATACTAAAAAGTTCTGATGCATGCTGTAGGCTTGATCCACCTGTAGTAAGAGTGATGATGACAAGTTGAATGATGCCACAGAATTAATATATTGAGTAAATATGGTATAGATACCAACCAATTACCGCATTTATAGCAGCTTTCATACACTCTGCCGGATATTCGTTTCTTGATGCGTTTAAATGTATACCTAATGCTTTAGCACGCATGTACAAAGTTGAACGTGGTATATTATGTTTAGTAGAAGCTTCTATTAATGTCTGCCCGGCTTTTAAATCATTAATTGCCGCTGCCAACATATCTTCGCTATAATCTCTTTTTGTTGTATCGCGcctacgtttcttttttttattcaaaGTGGAATTTTCGACGACCTCATCTTTTTGTTGGTCTTCCAAATCTTCATAACTATGTTGCAACGCATTAATAACATTTTCTTCAGCCTCGCTAATTACAGTCATTGGCtcttcattattatcattaaaatCCTTATTGCTTACAACTGAGTCAGTTTCTTCAAGTCCATCAATCTATAAACAAAGAAACAGAATAatgataagaaaagaaaaatatttccatttaaCTCTCTTTAACTTTCTCTTTAAGTATAACTAACTTCAATAAGGCCACAGATTTTTAGTGAACGTGCCGCATCTAATAAGGTACTAATATTTTCAACTGGTACTCTCACTTCCCCATGGTAAGTAAATTCTATAATAGATTTTATATCTTGAGCAGAAATATCGCTTAATATTATTGTTGGATGATCTTCATTTACTTGACTCAATATTTcctataaataaaagaaatgaattaTTATGCAAATCATGCAGAATACTACATACACACCTAATCTATcctaaaacaaaatgaaatatatatttttttaacatgGAAAGGTATGTCATTATAGTGTGTAATGAGCACTacattttgtaatatatttcaCAGAAAAGATTATTAAAACCTGTATAAAAACGAATTCGAAGTACAAACTTTAATCACTGAAAACTATTTGAAAGTAATCATAAAACAATGTTCAAATTCAAAGCTATGAATTCTTAAGAGTACAAAGATTGTTTACTCGAAATAAAGTGCTACAAGCGCAGAGAACTATGCGATGAGCATGAATACGTTCCCCGCCCGCAGCCAGGGTAACGTCTACCATACAGTCCTCCTCTAAAAGTTGTCTAACTACATCGGAGAGATGGTTTTGATAATCATTCCATTTAAACCAATAACTCTGATTGATCTCATGTTGGTTAGTAATTTCGGACATGCCGTTTCagtttcgtttcctttttcaGTTTCAATAATTCGTATCATATACAACCGGAATTTGGAACAGGACTGAACTCTTCAGAGAGCTTCACAACCAAGATACGGACCTCAGTGATTATTCATGGTACTTTGTAAAAACTCTAATAAATTTTACACCACCTTTATACGATCATTTATCCTGATTACTTATGTATCATTAAACTATTTTGCGTAcgtgttatatttatatacaaacacttatttaaaaatcaaatataataataaaaaattatattacaaacaTATTAATTGCCAGTTAAACGTATATTATGATTGGTTCATACACATGTTATCTATACCGAATTTAACAATATAACATTTCAGTTTAaaactttaaaaaatatgtaaaaaatgtataaaatataaaatatagaaagatttttatttaaacaataattAAGTTTATTTAATTTGCTCAAATTCTAATAACTAGAATATCTCCGCTTGATTCTAGTTGCCAACTTTCATAAAATTTGAGATGTAGtacaaatatatgtatgtacacaaaagAATTGAGCCCTTATATGTATTAGTAAACTCACGTCTTTTTATATTGTAAGAGTTGTATGACTGCTTTAGGGTAACGGAGTGTTTGTGTTTGCTAACTTTTTGACCACTTTATTTAATCGCctatttaaaaacaaaatggTTAGTGATTTTATACATATCAATCATTTTACATATTGTTTTTCATTGTGATTCGATGTACATTTTCCTTGATGTATTTAAACATGTGACAGCATAACCTCAATATTATTGCTACGTTAAAAACGTTACACATTATTAAGTATGAATGCATTTTTGAGAGTTTggatattatttcttttaaattgtaTTCACGATTTTAAAGCTTGAAAGATTCTTTTTATAATACCTACTGCGATAATTTAAACTGATATCACATATTGCTTCGTGATATTTTGTGGttatgttattccatatattgtAAAATTTAGTAATGGTAATATTTAGTCAGTTGTTTTTGTTAAAAACGAAAcgtatttaatataaaacatattaaaaaatgataaatttattattttttgtagaAACCTCTAATGTTGCACGGGCACGAACGTGCCATAACGCAAATTAAATACAATAGAGAAGGAGACTTATTATTCTCCTCTAGTAAGGATAAAAAGCCAAATGTTTGGTATTCTTTGAATGGAGAACGCCTTGGATCTTTCAATGGACACAATGGCTCAGTATGGTGTATTGACATTAATTGGGATACAACACGATTTTTATCTGGAAGTGGTGACAATTCACTAAGAGTTTGGGATTGTCAAACTGGTTTGTATTgcacatacatataatattttttcacttatttgctttatttattaaaatatgacTATGTTATATTATAGGAAAAGAAATAGGTTTGCTTCATACAAACAGTTCAGTGAGAACATGTAGCTTTAGTTATTCAGCAAATCTTGCTGTTTACTCTACAGATAAAGCTTTAGGACACCAATGTGAAATGTTTATCATTGATATCAAAAATGTTGATGCAGTATTATCACAAGCAGATGCAATTTCTAGAATTGCTGTGAATGGTCCCAAAATCACTGCTATCTTGTGGGGTGCATTAGATGAAACAATTATTACTGGCCATGAAGATGGTGAAATCACTCTTTGGGATGTTAGAGTATGTAATATATTTGTATTCTCATGAATTAAATGtttaaaacttttttataattttatctatttttttgtAGACAAGAAAAAAGATGACAAGTGTCAGAAGTCACAAATCACAAATAAATGACATGCAATTCAACAAAGATGGCACTATGTTCGTGACTGCTTCAAAAGATAATACTGCTAAACTATTTGACAGTGAATCGTTAATGTTATTAAAAACATACAAAACAGAAAGACCTGTTAATTCTGCTACGATTTCTCCAATTTTTGATCATGTATGTGTCATATAGTGATTAAGACATTTGggaaataatatttatcaaaatttataaatacTGTATTTTTATAGGTGGTTCTTGGAGGAGGTCAAGATGCAATGGATGTCACAACAACGTCCACTCGTCAAGGAAAATTCGATTCTCGATTTTTCCATTTAGTATTTGAAGAAGAATTTGCACGTTTAAAAGGACACTTTGGTCCAATTAATTCTCTAGCATTTCACCCTAATGGACGTAGTTTTTCAACAGGTGGAGAAGATGGTTATGTTCGTATTAATACATTTGATCAATCTTATTTTGACTTCCATTTTGAAtactaattttatgaaataaaaataaatatgtatcaaTTAAATGAAtggtgtaaattattttttctattcTCTTTCTTGAGATATATGGATATTAGGATAAAGGCGGCCTGATGCAGTATGTTAAAAATAAAGatttactatttttaaatttattgttcatataaaatgaaaattgataCATTACTTTCTGTGACAAAAACATGGAAGATAGTATTATTAATGGAATAGTTCCAAATATTTAACATACATAGCTGAATTACATTggatataaatttttatgtttattttgcttaaatatttaaaaaaatattactcTTTGTATTTGAAATTCATTTTCAGTAAGTATTGCGCTTTTACCTGAGCAACATCATATACGATGTATTCATTGTATAATAAATCAGATTTTTTTGGTAATTTAGCAGATACAGGCACACCATATGGAACTTCAACACCGTCTTTCATTTTGTAAACAGTTTCAGGATCGGGTTGTGTCCGACCACGACCCCATGTTGAATGCTTACCGCTCGGTAACTTTTCAATATAATCTGCACGATATCGTTCATGCATATTACCTAATGCCACTTCACAAAGCAATAACAAACCCGTAGGGCTTCCACTGTGTGTACAACAATAATTCGCAGATTTGGAAACCATATCCGCGAAGTATATACCTTTACCAAACATATAACCAGTAACGGGAGCTTCTGGTGGCGCTATTCTTAAACCTTGAGAAAGTATACCAGCAAAGTTAGTCGTTCTAGAACCATGCCACAGTAACTTCCTGTTGTGTAATTTCTTGAATGGCTTATATCTATTGTCTTCCCCTTGTCTCTTAATAACAAATACATCTTGAATTTCAAGTTCGTACAGTGTATGAGTTGCTGCATGAGTATTTTGCACATATTTTTTAATGACTTTATACTCCTCACTTTCCTTAtccaatattttaatttcagtaTTGAGTTGCTTGTAATAGGTATCGAGTGGATTCTTTGTTGCATCCGCCTTAGTATGCAAAAGCGAATACGCAATTTCCATTTCAAGTAATGCGTCTAACATTTCACACTTGGCATGGATTTCTTCCATCGTATTCAAGACTTTAAGCTCGGATACTCCGAAATTATGAGGTATTAGGTTATAAAATCTGTTGGATGCATCAACCAATTGAACCGAATCGACATCTTTCTTCTTTAATACTTCTTGTAAATCAGTTAATACTGAATACGCCTTTTGGATTTGTGTTTTGGACAACTTTCCAAGCGGCATTTTTTctacatcaatttcaaattcaacCATCACCTTTTTCATATTCGCTTCATCGAAAATCAATTTCATTAAATCTTGAATTGGCAGTTCTAATTCACTCTTAATATGAGAGTCTAATTTTGTCGATACATCGTCCCCATAATCAATATCCACCGGGTACATTTTGCCAGGTACTTTAACAAAATTATCTCTCTGATTCCAACAGTTTCCACTTTTCTCCGTGTATAGTTCCTCAAACTGAGCTATACATTCCTCTAGAGATAATTTCTGTACTTTTGAACCACCGATAGTAGTTCCTATTCTGCCCCAGCTTCTAAACAACCAGTATTCACCTTTCTTATCGTGCTTTAAAATCTGCAACTTATAatagctattttttttagtttgtATGTCTGAAAGTATCAATGTAacattatacttatttttacccTCTTGATATACATGTGCACAATCTTGTAAACCACTATCTGGGTCAACAGTTTCACCTTTTTTCAATTGCAATTTCATTTTACCAGATCCTGATTTTTCAAATGTACTTTTCCCTTTACTTTTTGAGACATTCGATTTTTCTGTGAGAACGTTAATTTTATTAGACAAGTCACCTCCCCAACTTGAAATAGTTTTCTTTTCAATGAGCGATATAGCaggttttgtatattttttagcTTCCTCAATGAAGTCTGCAGTAATAACTTGAATGTTAAAACTTTTGGCTTCTTCCATCTTTTTACTCATTTTATCTACTTCATGTTGTGTTGATATAATAGCAGCTACATTTTCATGAAGTTTTGAAGTTATCTCTCCTCCTAGATGTAAAATTTCCTTTTTTAAGGTATTTCTATCTTTTCCTATGTTCCCTATAATAAAGAATTGCATATGCTTTAATGGCTTGGGTTTTGCTTCAACTTTGGGTCCAGAATCAACTTCATCTTCCTTTTTTACTGCACTAGATGTTGATGGTACAGCTATCTTTATAAGTCGTTTTCTAACTTTGTATTTCAAAGATTTGCTATTAAACATTGAAACAGTGATTAATTTTTTCACATGTCTTTCGCAAATATGCTAATTTATGAAAAtagcttttaattttaatttatgaaaatacttACAGATCTGGATATGCTTCTTTTATATCAGATGGTATtacaaatttctttcttttaggATCTTGCATGACATTTTCACACTTTGTCCATTCTGTCAAATCTCCAGTACATTTGTATCCAGTACCTGAATTATACACAAGCTGTCCATTACATTTTGGACACGGCTTTAAAGCCCCAAAACAAATTGCATCCGATAAACGATCTATTATCTACACAACAAATATGTtaatcatttaaatattttatttactttgaatcaaaaataaatttaattaaaataaaatacatacagCTGAAACACCTTCTGGTATTTGTTGTTCATTTTCTTCTAACATAGTAATGAGGTCAGGTTTCTTTATAGAGGATAATTTATCTTTAATTGCAAATAATTCATCATTttgttttttcatttctttctcttcttctgcaTCTTCTGGTTCATCTTTGATTTTCTTAACAGGTGGGACATCATCTACCTTAATTCTTGGCAAAACACTTTTGAGTTTCTTCTGATCATCTTTGGAAAGTTCATCTTTGCCAGGAAGTGAATCTCCACTCTCATAAAATTGTAAACTTTCCCTTACTTTGGCAAAGCATTCAAGATGATGCCATCTATCTATACCACCGTATCTTCTGCCATGTTCACTTTCAAAATCTTTTTTTGATACTCTGATCTCACCCTGTACTATCTTTTCTTCACAGGCTTTGCAAGTTGATTTGTTAGATTTTGCATATTGGACTAAAAAATCATGTAATGGACCTGCAGCAGCAGTACCACCACCACTacgctttcttccttttctagaTGCAGGCAATGGAAGGGTGCTTGCTTCCTCTATAAAAATGTTCGATTCAAACTATTgcattatattattgtattataatatcAAATATGATTTACAGCAATATAATAAACAAACCAATTCTCCTTTGAAGTTCCTTTTGATCTTCCCAGCGAATATTATCAAAATTAGCAATATCTGCAGTAGTTTTTGGCCTTTGTTTCATGAAAAAACAAGGCGGATGATACCACTTTGGTACCTTTCCATCATGAACAGGACTCTAAAATTTAAAAGCtaaaatttaacaaacatattttaaaacattataatagttttaaaggaatataaaacatatgGATAAACTCAATGACTTTATTAAAAAgtaattctaaataaatttccccaattttattaaaattaaatgtagataaaataataatttattaatagaaACACATTAatcttcataaatatattgcattttatattgtattatcgAACACATCATCAATTGCCATTATATTATGTAACCTTGATGAAGCTGAacaataattgaatttaaaactTATGCTGATTACAGCAATGACATATAAATTCATGCAAAATTAATAATGTTGACATGGTATACCTGAACAATAACGGCGAGTCTTAACGAAtctttttcgatatttttcttaCAATTTTGGCATGAAGCCCTCGAACTTTTTGCATATTCGACAGAATATGGTAAATCAGGATTCATTGTTTCACTAAAATCCGTTCAATAATTTTAGTCTTGAAGCCAAGCGCCAAAGAGCAGTATTCAATGTGCGAAGACAAAATGCGCGTTGCGCGCCAAATACCAGTATATTCGGaagtttatcttattttctgtTACAATTACAATCTATCTTAAATAAGTGACCAATCATAGAACAAAAAAAATCCTACAATGATTATatgtaatttcaattttatctacttcaattaattcaatttaaattcgAGAAGTATGTGTTAAATACTtcgataataaattgatgacTAATCATGTGATATATACGTATGATATATAAACCGGAAGTGATATCCTGTTTTCTACGAATTTTAGAACTTACCTTAATTATCACTTTCGTTCATACATTTATACGTTAGTTTACTCTAAAAAGGTATTCTGACttggaaattattttttctttctaatataaaatctttaatttaatttggGAAATTActcaattttttaatcttttaaatttattttcaaactaataattaaaatatgaaacatttatttacttataatacaattatacttttatattttatatatatatatatatatatatatattaacattaTCTTTTCAtacttaataattatttactaatttatatgctttatatataatcaatttatATGATTTGATTTACATTATATTGTTACAGGTATATACTCATTATCAATTATACATGATGCATTAAAAtgcataaaacatttaaaataaaTGCATACCCGTAAACATAGATCTACATTATTGTATGTAGTCTAAaggatattataaataagcTATGAGTTGTAATACAATGTTGGTAcactttatttttataatcgtataatattgtacaaattattACAGTAAACTATATATTTCTGTAATTACGTCTATAAATGTTTCTCTGTTTTACCAACATAGTTTGCCATAAAAGTGGCTGACAAGTGGTAgttcaattaaataatataaccaTACAGTGTAAAAATGCACTATGTTATGTCCTTTATCGAATGCAAtcttttttttctaaaattatttcctACAATAACGTACAAAACTCATTAAGAAAAgatcaaaattattaaattaat
Above is a genomic segment from Bombus vancouverensis nearcticus chromosome 1, iyBomVanc1_principal, whole genome shotgun sequence containing:
- the Afg3l2 gene encoding AFG3 like matrix AAA peptidase subunit 2 is translated as MAHQLLYSTSKLERFVLNSVYKNANIFQLRRYLSLIRNSNETTTLEHLRNQWRLLCNEPPKGFEKFFKPKKDSGKTTEKITEKAKGGQSKEASQSQSSRAESQKSSTHSASSDKRTFSWEFKWNGGKKSFGDKKNEKLLFLGVTLMGLFYIYLQQLSNQATEITWKEFVTKYLDKGIVDKVEVINKQWVRVKLLPGNFANGQDTLWFNIGSVETFERNLENAQIELNIEPQNYLLVQYKDELELYHILKILPQVLMYGAIFYVFRKSAESLGKGRKGGLFGALMESTAKMVNSKDIGVRFKDVAGCEEAKIEIMEFVNFLKNPQQYIELGAKIPKGAMLTGPPGTGKTLLAKATAGEANVPFISVSGSEFLEMFVGVGPSRVRDMFALARKHAPCILFIDEIDAVGRKRGGRNFGGHSEQENTLNQLLVEMDGFNTTTNVVVLAATNRIDILDKALLRPGRFDRQIFVPAPDIKGRASIFKVHLKPLKITMDKDQLARKMASLTPGFTGADIANVCNEAALIAARDLSDNIYLKHFEQAIERVIAGMEKKTNVLQPEEKKTVAYHEAGHAVAGWFLRYADPLLKVSIIPRGKGLGYAQYLPHEQYLYTKEQLFDRMCMALGGRVSEEIFFGRITTGAQDDLQKVTANAYAQVIQYGMNEKVGNVSFQMPQQGEMTFDKPYSEHTAQLIDTEVRELIERAHTHTRDLLTKHKENVSKVAERLLKQEILSRDDMIELLGPRPFPEKSTYEQFVEGTGSFEEDTSLPKGLQEWNKSKKEEKKSESTDTPPQPVSGMSSQNQPQQRL
- the LOC117153747 gene encoding uncharacterized protein LOC117153747 produces the protein MSEITNQHEINQSYWFKWNDYQNHLSDVVRQLLEEDCMVDVTLAAGGERIHAHRIVLCACSTLFREILSQVNEDHPTIILSDISAQDIKSIIEFTYHGEVRVPVENISTLLDAARSLKICGLIEIDGLEETDSVVSNKDFNDNNEEPMTVISEAEENVINALQHSYEDLEDQQKDEVVENSTLNKKKKRRRDTTKRDYSEDMLAAAINDLKAGQTLIEASTKHNIPRSTLYMRAKALGIHLNASRNEYPAECMKAAINAVIGGSSLQHASELFSIPKTVLWRRIQKEGYQILRSEMKRSYGSDKREAAVKALERGENLTKVALEFKIPKTTLFRDKARLVDEGKLPLSFWKKRKTENEELKKSRLEEAVAACKGGKMSQAAASMTYHIPKTTIWRRLQQDGKKSERSLSSRKQRIADSKHNTETKVQEGSDFTYCEVSSEIPITYIDENSIPEDSVIILTAEDMDGLNLEEGRQIIVNSESGQEYVPCAISIEENSNYSQTES
- the eIF3i gene encoding eukaryotic translation initiation factor 3 subunit I, translating into MKPLMLHGHERAITQIKYNREGDLLFSSSKDKKPNVWYSLNGERLGSFNGHNGSVWCIDINWDTTRFLSGSGDNSLRVWDCQTGKEIGLLHTNSSVRTCSFSYSANLAVYSTDKALGHQCEMFIIDIKNVDAVLSQADAISRIAVNGPKITAILWGALDETIITGHEDGEITLWDVRTRKKMTSVRSHKSQINDMQFNKDGTMFVTASKDNTAKLFDSESLMLLKTYKTERPVNSATISPIFDHVVLGGGQDAMDVTTTSTRQGKFDSRFFHLVFEEEFARLKGHFGPINSLAFHPNGRSFSTGGEDGYVRINTFDQSYFDFHFEY
- the Parp1 gene encoding poly-(ADP-ribose) polymerase; its protein translation is MNPDLPYSVEYAKSSRASCQNCKKNIEKDSLRLAVIVQSPVHDGKVPKWYHPPCFFMKQRPKTTADIANFDNIRWEDQKELQRRIEEASTLPLPASRKGRKRSGGGTAAAGPLHDFLVQYAKSNKSTCKACEEKIVQGEIRVSKKDFESEHGRRYGGIDRWHHLECFAKVRESLQFYESGDSLPGKDELSKDDQKKLKSVLPRIKVDDVPPVKKIKDEPEDAEEEKEMKKQNDELFAIKDKLSSIKKPDLITMLEENEQQIPEGVSAIIDRLSDAICFGALKPCPKCNGQLVYNSGTGYKCTGDLTEWTKCENVMQDPKRKKFVIPSDIKEAYPDLKSLKYKVRKRLIKIAVPSTSSAVKKEDEVDSGPKVEAKPKPLKHMQFFIIGNIGKDRNTLKKEILHLGGEITSKLHENVAAIISTQHEVDKMSKKMEEAKSFNIQVITADFIEEAKKYTKPAISLIEKKTISSWGGDLSNKINVLTEKSNVSKSKGKSTFEKSGSGKMKLQLKKGETVDPDSGLQDCAHVYQEGKNKYNVTLILSDIQTKKNSYYKLQILKHDKKGEYWLFRSWGRIGTTIGGSKVQKLSLEECIAQFEELYTEKSGNCWNQRDNFVKVPGKMYPVDIDYGDDVSTKLDSHIKSELELPIQDLMKLIFDEANMKKVMVEFEIDVEKMPLGKLSKTQIQKAYSVLTDLQEVLKKKDVDSVQLVDASNRFYNLIPHNFGVSELKVLNTMEEIHAKCEMLDALLEMEIAYSLLHTKADATKNPLDTYYKQLNTEIKILDKESEEYKVIKKYVQNTHAATHTLYELEIQDVFVIKRQGEDNRYKPFKKLHNRKLLWHGSRTTNFAGILSQGLRIAPPEAPVTGYMFGKGIYFADMVSKSANYCCTHSGSPTGLLLLCEVALGNMHERYRADYIEKLPSGKHSTWGRGRTQPDPETVYKMKDGVEVPYGVPVSAKLPKKSDLLYNEYIVYDVAQVKAQYLLKMNFKYKE